The sequence TTCCTTTTTTCCAAatgatatgtttattttgacttaatttttaatttattgagAAAATCTTTTGACACGCTTTTACTAGAAACAGTAAAATGGTGCTACAGTGTTACAGTGGTCAATATGTCTTGCGGTCTGGCTGGATCCAAGCCAGCGTCCGGACCCGGACCGTGGTCAGCCATTTGAATATGCCTGCTTTAAAGTATCTGCATTTATAGCAGGCAACTGTAACTAAAAGCAAAATCTCAAATATTTATGGTATTTAGTGTTCCCAACCAAGTAGCCACATAGCAAGCAATTTTATCAaatgagaattaaaaaaaaaaatggcaatTTGTCCTATGTCCTATGTCAAAAGTCCTATGTTTTCCTGTGAGAGAAAGTGGTGTTCATATGTCTTCATGTCAACGAGTCAAGAAAGTAAAAAGCAGAATCAcaacaagaaaacaaaaatgaatCCCCCCCCCCAAATGAACATACTGTGCATGgcaaaacaaattaaaagttGGCAAGATGGCAACTGAAAGATTGTTTATAATATGGCGGCTGGAGGAAGTATGGAAGGGTTTAAATACAAGATGGCTGTCACGTTCTGTGCCTATCCATTCACCTTGTCTTTACCAGAATCCCTGTCCCAGGCTGAACAGTTATCAGTTCCAAATGGGGGATCCAGCTGCTGTAAGGCCCCTTTAGACTCACTCTTGCTGATTCCATCAGGGGTAGTTGCATTACTGCTGCTGTAAGCATAAGATCACAAGATTGAACCCCAGTTTTACACCACCATAGTGGATGGAATGGGGTTTACCCTTTTATGTTCTCTCATTCTGGAAGAAGAATGGAGGTCCTCCATGTCACGCTATTAATACGGACCGGAATAGTCTTAAACATGCCATGCCTTAAATACCAGAACTAATTGAAACATAGCTTCTTTCTCCAGGCCAATGAGTTATAATACATCTGGGATCATTCTATCGAATCACAATTATGTGCAAAACAGCAACTTGTTGGGATGACAAATTCTCACCTCTCTTGATCATCGGGTGAGCCAGAGAACCAATTATTGGGTTTTACATAGGAACTGTTAGGTTTTGTTTCCACAGGATCATCATGCCACAGCAGACCTACGGGAGAATTTAAAGATTAGCAGTGCCATAATTATCTTTCAAAGTCAATCAAATCAACAGCAACTGAATCAAATCAATCGGTAACATTCTGCTTAGTATGTTGCAGGACAATCACTATCACGATGTGTTCTGCACTGAAATGTTTTGCAAATGCTGTAGGTCATTCTGTAAATAAATGCTACACTTTGTTCCtttcataaataataaaagaatAGTATAAAGGATGCTATTCTGAAGAATATGTCATGAATCACAGCAAAGTTGGTGGTgacaaatataaaattaaataaaaacattctaTACAGGTGAGACACATTTACCCTTCTGTCCTCCTTGCTTTGCAAGTTTAACATAATCCGAGTCAGAGGCCTGAATTCCTACACGCCGTCCTTTAGTTTTTTCTTCAGGAGTGATGTCGGCAGTCTGTGACAAACCTGGAATCTGTGATGTGGGTCCAGAAGCTCCATTTGAAGCTTCGTGTTGAGTTGATCTAACACCTACAATGAAATTATAATATTTGCACAATTATTAAAGTGGTGCTCACTGCAGAGCCAAATGGCATTCCGTTCCACCTCTCTGGAAATCATAGTTTGAGTTTGACCTAGTCCAGTTCCAAATCTGTGGATCTAACGAGTAGACGGATTGAGTTATGGGCAGAGTTAGGGTGTGGTTGGACCTTCTAGCTCCATCCATCTTATGCCAAATTACATCCAGAGAGGGGGGGCTCCACCCATGACTCTGCAGTGAACAGCCTCTACAATTATTTGCCTTAATCTTACACAATATTTACATGTATTATGTGACAGTAAGCTAAGTCCACAGTGGTCTGTTAAAAAAATAGCAGCAGTATAATGTGTTGCTCAGAAGGGCCATTACCCGGTTTTGTGCGGCGATAGTTGGGTTCGGCATCCATGATTGGTGTCGTAGTGTTCAATGGTGGTTAGATAGCACTGCAATTGCAGAAAGAGTAAAGTTAATATGTATTCTAAATAGAAGGTCAGTTGAACTATTCCCCTTTCATGCGTTCTAAAATTGTCAAATGAAACTGCGTAATATTGTCTGTGTCATCTCGACATATTGAGCGCTGACCATTTCTTCGCTGTGTGTACAGCCGTAGCAATCTGCAGCAGTCTAACTTACCAAAGCGAATAAACGCGGCTATTACTAAATTACGTTTTTAAACACTCTGATTATTTTAGCTCGCTCTCTTAGGATTACTCTTGTTTATCAGTTAGCTCGCGAGTCAACCTGGTCGCCTAGTAACAAAAGCAGCATCAGGACCACCATAAGCATCATCTATACAAGACAAGCCAATTATCTACGCAGATTTTAACAACAGAAAATACAGACATCACGCATATAAACAACATGTAGAGCAATATTTGAATGTTAAATTACATCGTTATTATTCAGTTGAGGCTACGAAAAGATGTGGAAAAGACAAAGCTTACGTCGTGTTAACTAGCAGCACGCAGAAGGGGGGACGCCTAGATTTCTCTTCTTCATTAGACTGAACTGCGCACTGAACCGGGACGGAGACGCCTCTAGTGCCATCTACTGGATCGGGAACAATCTTCAAGAAGCAACACCGAGCAAGCAAGCGTGAAAGCCAAAACACACCTTTTCAATGATCCCCTTTCGGTTTTGTATATCGAACAAACTTCGGGAAATACATCTGAAAGTACTCCATAATATTTATGTTAATAACTATACTTTATAAAAATTTATGGATATTAATGAAAAATGTTCTTTTTGTTCAGACCAACCagaaaaaaatatctttttttttttttgaatgtgtccattctaaaaaattctgggaaGCGTTATCTATACATATTCTACAGGTGTGTTATCTATACATATTCTACAGGTGTGTTATCTATACATATTCTACAGGTGTGTTATCTATACATATTCTTCAGGTCTGGTTATAGTTCCAAATTAACATCTAAAgatgttatatatattttcaagcACAAAAGCCTTCTGTCAATTTTATGATGAATCTTTTGATTCTATTTGGTAAATTTTATATCCATAAGAGTAAATGGAATAATTCTAAACCCTCTTTGAAGATCTTTATGGCTGATTTTCATTTGTATATTGAGTCTCTTTACTCCATTGATAACAAAAAATTTAGAGATACTCTTTTATTTGCTAAAGAGCTAAATTTAATTGAAAATTAAATATATGCTGTcttctttttgtttattttttattattattattatgtttacttTATACTATTTTTGTATCCTTTTATTTATCTGATCTTTTTGGATGTCTTGTTAAATATCTCattgttatgttatatgttctaataaataaaataaaaaataataaaaaacattttcaatggtgaaaaaaaaaataacattaaaaaaatacaaattttctTGTATTATTATTGAGAGGTAGAGATTCAGCTGATATAATGAGTTGTGTATAAACTTTATAAgttaaaaaagcatttatttgtttgttttgttgttggagGCAGCAATGTAAAAACGTTTAAAATCTATAAAATAAGCTGAATTCAGGTATattaagttatttattttagaatttaaatctgttattcatttttataaacTCTCTATTTAATGTAGGGGACACATGTTCTGTCTgttttaaatacattatttaaataataattctaCCCAAAACGTgccaaaattaaatataaattaattaaagtaTTTAGTTTAAACCAGTTGCAAAGGTGATTTTAAACCTGATTCTCCGTAATTGTTCGCTGACAGACTTTTACAGTAAATTCAAAAGTTTGCAGTGAAGCCCCGACCGGGGACTTTACTGTTGTCACGTGACATCCGTTTATCAGAGGCGCGCGTTAAAAGCTGGAGAAGCGACGTTCTCAGCAGCAGAGATGTCAGCACACACTCTGAAGATGACAGCATCCGTTCAATACATAAGAAAACTGCTGGGGAAAAGCAGCTGCGCGACAAACAACTTGCTGAACACTGGACACAAATTACAGAAGAACACTAGTGATTATAAAACAATCAAGAACAAAGAtggaaaaagtcttaaaagaaACGTAAGTGACtattcctttttttccttttttttctcatttcatTTATGCTTGATATTTTTATTATGATTCTGTTAATTATTTCATAAATTATATTGTTTGATATCTAATATTTAGTAGCCCATATAAAGGATATATTAATCTAGTAAgtaaattacttatttaaataattaccaattgtgttgttatttttttctagGTTATGCAGTCCCAAGACAAGACATTGGAGCAGTGTATAcggtaaaaatataaattaatcaaaaatagGCATACACAAAATCAACCAACACAGTTTTTTTCATTATCTTTCTTACTCatctcactctctttctctctcggtTAACAGGAAAACTGTTGTtttaagaagagaagaaaaCGAAACTTTTGGGTTTGACATCCAGGTAACCTCATTACCCGCCCaccttttatctctctctctctctctctctctctctctctctctctctctctctctctctctctctctctctctctctctctctctctctctctctctctctctctctctctctctctctctctctctctctcttctcatccttttttccttcattcattcaagcattACATGCCTGCCTGAGGGCTTATTATCTGTCAAAGGATAATTGGATTTTGGATTATGAATTGATTGGATCTTTACTCCTTGTCCACAGACAGACAGTGTTAAGAGAAGCATCAGCGCTGAGCAGGAATCGGGCTCATGTGTGTGTTGGGTGAAGGAGAACAGTCTCGCAGAGAGTAGTGGGTTAAAGACAGGTAAGTTATTAAGACACCTGCTCACTTTCTGTCAAGAACCAGTGTCATTTATACTTGCTTGTTGCTGAAATCTCTTTGTCTCTCACCTCAGGTGACGTTATTATCACAGTCAACAGTGTGTACATTGCTGAATTCACTCATCAGCAGATCAAGGATCTGGTTCAGAAGTCCGACCTCTTAATGTAAGCCTGAACACTATTGAATATTTTGATGTGTTAAAccttaaataaaagttaaatacactgtatttatttattgtttttatccGGTACATGACAATATCATACAAAACAGATTACAGATTACCaaaatatactgtaattaaaCGTATTAATGGAAAAGGAATGTCAAAATTATACTGTACTTTGCCAGACTAACTGGGACTAGTCAAAGCACTTGCATATTTTTGGGTTGATTTATATTGCTCTCATGAATACATTGAATAAATGTGatgtaaaatgaaaattaacagTAAAACCAGTTCATCGACTCACTTAACCTCTGTAGTGTAAAACATGTATGtttgtaaataaatgaatttatgGTTAAATTCTAGTAAtgaaaacattgttaaaataattatgtatatttataataataatattctgGGTGATTTGACTTTTTTGCCATTGAAATGACTTGGAAAAAGTGTCCCTATCAATCTGAATTCACTCTATATTTGATgtaaaatgatttataaaggttaTTTAGCtattatagtttatattttatttatatagttttagcccgttttt is a genomic window of Pseudorasbora parva isolate DD20220531a chromosome 12, ASM2467924v1, whole genome shotgun sequence containing:
- the c12h7orf57 gene encoding uncharacterized protein C7orf57 homolog isoform X4, with amino-acid sequence MDAEPNYRRTKPGVRSTQHEASNGASGPTSQIPGLLWHDDPVETKPNSSYVKPNNWFSGSPDDQESSNATTPDGISKSESKGALQQLDPPFGTDNCSAWDRDSGKDKNVNHASSEMEKLSLSQKDIDQANKFKKTSHDKKKTAPVSMSKLLSFGYAQEENKSPNDDDDASSITSEQTSTIAPEDELE
- the c12h7orf57 gene encoding uncharacterized protein C7orf57 homolog isoform X1, giving the protein MDAEPNYRRTKPGVRSTQHEASNGASGPTSQIPGLSQTADITPEEKTKGRRVGIQASDSDYVKLAKQGGQKGLLWHDDPVETKPNSSYVKPNNWFSGSPDDQESSSNATTPDGISKSESKGALQQLDPPFGTDNCSAWDRDSGKDKNVNHASSEMEKLSLSQKDIDQANKFKKTSHDKKKTAPVSMSKLLSFGYAQEENKSPNDDDDASSITSEQTSTIAPEDELE
- the si:dkey-276j7.2 gene encoding cytohesin-interacting protein, with translation MTASVQYIRKLLGKSSCATNNLLNTGHKLQKNTSDYKTIKNKDGKSLKRNVMQSQDKTLEQCIRKTVVLRREENETFGFDIQTDSVKRSISAEQESGSCVCWVKENSLAESSGLKTGDVIITVNSVYIAEFTHQQIKDLVQKSDLLMMEIIRGATEKQRQLLGKLHLLQRQFTEKCEELQTLVTEEAHLIGGAMENIQKPYALLTQSSANSLDI
- the c12h7orf57 gene encoding uncharacterized protein C7orf57 homolog isoform X3, whose product is MDAEPNYRRTKPGVRSTQHEASNGASGPTSQIPGLLWHDDPVETKPNSSYVKPNNWFSGSPDDQESSSNATTPDGISKSESKGALQQLDPPFGTDNCSAWDRDSGKDKNVNHASSEMEKLSLSQKDIDQANKFKKTSHDKKKTAPVSMSKLLSFGYAQEENKSPNDDDDASSITSEQTSTIAPEDELE
- the c12h7orf57 gene encoding uncharacterized protein C7orf57 homolog isoform X2, with translation MDAEPNYRRTKPGVRSTQHEASNGASGPTSQIPGLSQTADITPEEKTKGRRVGIQASDSDYVKLAKQGGQKGLLWHDDPVETKPNSSYVKPNNWFSGSPDDQESSNATTPDGISKSESKGALQQLDPPFGTDNCSAWDRDSGKDKNVNHASSEMEKLSLSQKDIDQANKFKKTSHDKKKTAPVSMSKLLSFGYAQEENKSPNDDDDASSITSEQTSTIAPEDELE